One window of Chloroflexus aggregans DSM 9485 genomic DNA carries:
- a CDS encoding NAD-dependent epimerase/dehydratase family protein has translation MTTTPTPHVLITGGAGYIGSLLTGVLLQHGWSVTVVDDLLFGGSSLLGYWYHPHFRFVKGDICDPATLRADTDGIAVGDLPPARFDAVIHLAAIVGFPACQMVGPQVAWRYNFEGTKRVFAAADAAQVERFVFASTYSNYGLSSNGEPVTEDSPLNPQSLYAETKIAAEQYLRNDTGGATTTPILFRFATLFGISPRTRFDLIVNQFVLEAMTKRKLIIYQRGYARSFVHVRDVCDAILLGLNAPLSTVNREIFNVGGDTGNYTKDEIVALVQRHVPGTVIEYKDLTFGGDMRDIRVSFAKIRERLGFVPRISVEEGIREVAGVLANGVIKDALDSQYRNAQFIVQ, from the coding sequence ATGACAACTACACCTACGCCCCATGTGCTCATTACCGGAGGAGCCGGTTATATCGGATCGCTGCTGACCGGCGTGTTGTTACAGCACGGGTGGTCGGTGACCGTGGTCGACGATCTCTTGTTTGGCGGTTCATCATTACTCGGCTATTGGTACCATCCCCACTTTCGCTTTGTTAAAGGTGACATCTGTGATCCGGCAACGTTGCGGGCTGATACCGATGGAATTGCGGTAGGGGATTTACCACCGGCGCGTTTCGATGCAGTCATTCATCTTGCCGCTATTGTTGGTTTCCCGGCGTGTCAGATGGTGGGGCCACAGGTGGCGTGGCGTTACAACTTCGAGGGTACCAAGCGGGTGTTTGCGGCTGCTGATGCGGCACAGGTGGAACGGTTCGTCTTTGCATCAACGTACAGTAACTATGGCCTGTCCTCCAACGGTGAACCGGTGACCGAGGATTCACCGCTTAATCCGCAGTCACTATACGCCGAAACCAAGATCGCTGCCGAGCAGTATCTGCGTAACGATACCGGTGGCGCCACGACAACCCCGATCCTGTTCCGATTTGCCACCTTGTTCGGTATTTCACCTCGCACTCGCTTCGATCTCATCGTCAATCAATTTGTACTTGAGGCGATGACCAAACGCAAACTGATTATCTATCAGCGCGGGTATGCCCGTTCATTCGTGCATGTGCGTGATGTCTGTGATGCGATTCTGTTGGGCTTGAACGCGCCGTTGTCAACGGTAAATCGCGAAATCTTTAATGTCGGTGGTGATACAGGTAACTATACCAAAGACGAGATCGTAGCATTGGTGCAACGGCATGTGCCGGGGACGGTTATCGAGTACAAAGATCTGACGTTTGGCGGTGATATGCGCGATATTCGCGTGTCGTTTGCCAAAATCCGTGAGCGGCTCGGTTTTGTCCCACGGATCAGCGTTGAAGAGGGGATTCGCGAAGTAGCGGGTGTCCTCGCCAATGGTGTGATTAAAGACGCGCTCGATAGCCAGTATCGCAATGCGCAGTTTATCGTCCAGTAG
- a CDS encoding efflux RND transporter periplasmic adaptor subunit: MSRIWFLLIALGTSILTGCSQPVISEPESSATTVPTEAAAAPAPTTEPVIVNGTLMASGRVQPMTVLDLSFVNPGSVAEVVVQLGDRVQAGDVMASLDVRTLDLTIAEARVALAEAQANYEQLISGATPEQIEQAEVEIARARARLADGRTNVTQSDIAAAQAELREAKAVLERLKKGITPEDKARLEAAVAEARARLQTRINTLAGEKTQLESQIERLANELRNAQDDYSRTKWANEQIIASGGQLTQAQIDNETRLLRAVENAEHRLQEARVALETVRQNEFSEIAAYQAEVQQSEALLAEALRPVTLDQIAAAEKRILQAEAKLAQFTINHPNEVAVYEAELRKAEADLARLTAPPPSAQIAIAQARIERAEIELRKAELNRERYQIRAPIDGTVVGVYAQPGQTVEASQRVITLATLDRWQIVVTNLSELHISLVQENDPVTISFIALPDVRLSGRVSYIEPVGQETGIGTTYTVHIIPDSWDQRLRWNMNAQVTFAARP; encoded by the coding sequence ATGTCGCGAATTTGGTTTCTCTTGATTGCACTAGGTACTTCCATACTGACCGGTTGCAGTCAGCCGGTGATCTCTGAGCCTGAGTCGTCTGCAACAACTGTTCCTACTGAAGCAGCGGCAGCACCGGCACCCACTACTGAACCGGTGATTGTAAACGGGACGCTGATGGCTTCCGGTCGGGTTCAGCCGATGACGGTGCTTGATCTCAGCTTTGTAAACCCGGGTTCGGTGGCAGAGGTGGTTGTGCAACTCGGTGATCGGGTACAGGCCGGTGATGTGATGGCGAGTCTCGATGTACGCACACTCGACTTGACAATTGCCGAGGCACGGGTGGCGTTAGCTGAAGCGCAAGCCAATTACGAACAGTTGATTAGTGGGGCAACGCCCGAACAGATCGAACAGGCCGAAGTGGAGATTGCTCGGGCGCGCGCACGCCTGGCCGATGGCCGCACGAATGTGACCCAGAGCGATATTGCCGCAGCGCAAGCTGAGCTGCGTGAAGCGAAGGCAGTGCTCGAACGGCTCAAAAAGGGTATCACACCGGAAGACAAGGCGCGCCTCGAAGCTGCTGTAGCCGAAGCTCGTGCCCGGTTGCAGACTCGGATCAATACGCTCGCCGGTGAAAAGACGCAACTTGAATCGCAGATCGAGCGCTTGGCAAATGAGTTGCGTAACGCCCAAGATGACTACTCGCGCACGAAGTGGGCGAACGAACAGATCATCGCCAGCGGTGGTCAGTTAACGCAGGCCCAGATCGACAACGAGACTCGACTGTTGCGGGCCGTGGAAAATGCTGAGCATCGGTTGCAAGAGGCTCGCGTAGCGCTGGAAACTGTGCGCCAGAATGAGTTCAGCGAAATCGCTGCGTATCAGGCTGAAGTGCAACAATCGGAAGCGCTCTTGGCCGAGGCGTTGCGTCCGGTAACACTCGATCAGATCGCGGCGGCGGAAAAGCGCATCTTGCAAGCCGAGGCGAAACTGGCTCAGTTTACGATCAATCATCCCAACGAGGTAGCTGTGTATGAGGCTGAGCTACGCAAGGCCGAGGCTGATTTGGCTCGTCTGACCGCTCCCCCCCCCAGTGCGCAAATCGCCATCGCGCAAGCACGGATTGAGCGGGCCGAAATTGAGCTGCGCAAAGCAGAACTCAACCGTGAACGTTACCAAATTCGTGCCCCAATCGACGGAACCGTTGTAGGTGTCTACGCCCAACCGGGTCAGACGGTTGAGGCTAGCCAGCGCGTGATTACGTTGGCAACCCTCGATCGGTGGCAGATTGTCGTGACCAATCTGAGTGAGCTACACATCAGTCTGGTCCAAGAGAACGATCCGGTGACCATAAGCTTTATCGCGTTGCCTGATGTTCGGTTGAGTGGAAGGGTTAGTTATATCGAACCGGTTGGTCAAGAGACCGGAATCGGTACGACGTATACCGTCCATATTATTCCCGATAGCTGGGATCAGCGTCTGCGGTGGAATATGAACGCGCAAGTGACTTTTGCCGCAAGACCGTAG